A portion of the Anabas testudineus chromosome 22, fAnaTes1.2, whole genome shotgun sequence genome contains these proteins:
- the shprh gene encoding E3 ubiquitin-protein ligase SHPRH, translating to MSSRRKKAPPVRVDEDEKKKLNWNMLDDRRNELIQENDDQTPTCSFLSIDPTPSSSLIPTAEDITETTCVTFTEELPSTSAESTASSASLSLTVVPSLKLGHIWKALIGEFSIRPAYLPHDCEQKAFTLHRIGEQLCLTYSSCDESTGSLMQWKPDEDTYTAECSLSRIPLDELDWLQKRRVVQLCHEAKEESVKVGIYLLETGLGKPEFLSEGSVRLKKANQLMQKLMEYFYDFIIPEVVENDEDDCDTDLERQNVEELYDYVRHLHQRDSQEVTYGVQHKGLIPVLRPYQSQAVNWMLRREKYRNTEISSKDQSMHFLWRELVTLCGKKLFYNPFTGCLIREFPLAGIEWPGGILADEMGLGKTVEVLALILFHTRQDLEREALTLPVGKSVNYFVPPPPLERKNVMCCKSEAQPKIKVSYPTVRVMLLTAIKEMRSGKGASVNAIFTYIRATYGYDLLKNRNHIRKTLAKLVDEGLVDRVKGRGLAGSFKLGKNYKETKKTLTGASKSNSKNTESTPRKIFQRRAKEKAEAALQNSLTEDQIDLSCPKSDCPLPEETETKNESDESVNEKADLCVAMTDTSMKSIQVSQDQGESDTAEILMTVDPPEDREGGPQLDAQQETETPTRASVVPFNTPDYRFECICGELGIIDYKARVQCMNCQLWQHADCVNYKEESLETTPFYCPHCLVAMKPVSTGATLIISPSSICHQWVEEINRHIRSSSLRVLVYQGVKKHGFIQPHMLAEQDVVITTYDVLRSELNYVDIPHSNSKDGRRFRNQKRYMAIPSPLVAVEWWRICLDEAQMVECPTAKAAEMALRLASVNRWCVSGTPVQRGLEDLYGLVLFLGADPYWVKHWWDQLLYRPYRRGNTEPLYNVIAQILWRSAKKDVIDQIQIPPQTEEVHWLHFSPVEGHFYHRQHEVCSQDALVKLRKISDWSLKLGSLDRRTVHTILSPLLRLRQACCHPQAVRGEFLPLQKSTMTMEELLKFLQKKCRVECEEAHRQLVCALNGLAGIHIIRGEFVEAVEMYREVLRSSEEHKDRLKTDSLQRLHATHNLMELLSAKHPGIPPTLRDDRLSDEAEQLRQHYMTKYDSEVADARQALQPVLQNIKELKRKVNLNSPWWLDVIQRAIRCSTDDDLVSRVKNELTSSDKQQAHKLSMADKFRDACGLQFLLTTQMQDLMKSQKTVQGAVKSLEGPASQKVIDEVTICHLRPMRLPLNNCVFCKADELFTDYESKLFSHTVKGQTAIFEEMIEDEEGLVDDRLPTTSRGLWAASETERTLKAILSFAKVKRMDSELVEEGNTFMELFENWKKEYKVLHEYWMVLRNHVSAIDELGMATERLRVRLPDEPKPKLLHIIEPHEVEQNRVKLLNDQAVAKSQLQKKLGQFLYLTNLEKSQDKSTGGLNPEPCPICARPLGQEWAVLTCGHCFCNECIAIIVEQYSVGSRRRAIKCAICRQTTSHTEISYVFTTQSSSQDQEIPVKGSHSTKVEAVVRTLKKIQVTDPGAKCLVFSTWQSVLDIIAKALFDNNMEFSQINGIHRFQENLSSFKYEEKINILLLPLHTGSNGLNIIEATHVLLVEPILNPAHELQAIGRVHRIGQTKPTFVHRFLIKSTIEERMQAMLKTAEKSHTSTTMKHSEAAVLTVADLADLFTEDTEPLE from the exons ATGAGTAGCCGCAGAAAGAAGGCCCCTCCGGTGAGggttgatgaagatgaaaagaagaagTTGAACTGGAACATGCTGGATGATCGCAGGAACGAGTTGATCCAGGAGAATGATGATCAGACACCAACTTGCTCCTTTCTTTCAATCGACCCCACTCCCAGCAGCTCCTTAATTCCAACTGCAGAGGACATTACAGAGACCACTTGCGTCACTTTTACAGAGGAGCTCCCCTCTACGTCGGCAGAAAGCACTgcctcctcagcctccctgtcACTGACTGTTGTGCCGTCTTTGAAGCTGGGCCACATCTGGAAGGCGCTCATTGGGGAGTTCAGCATTCGACCGGCTTACCTCCCACATGACTGTGAACAGAAAGCATTTACGCTCCACAGAATCGGTGAGCAACTCTGCCTCACttacagcagctgtgatgaGAGCACGGGAAGCCTGATGCAGTGGAAGCCTGATGAGGACACCTACACAGCGGAGTGCAGCCTCAGTCGAATCCCTCTGGATGAGCTCGACTGGCTGCAGAAGAGGCGGGTggtgcagctctgccatgagGCAAAAGAGGAGTCAGTCAAG GTGGGGATATACTTGCTGGAAACTGGGCTTGGTAAGCCAGAGTTCCTCAGCGAGGGAAGTGTTCGACTGAAAAAAGCAAATCAACTAATGCAAAAGTTAATGGAATATTTCTATGATTTTATTATCCCTG AAGTTGTGGAGAATGATGAGGACGACTGTGACACCGATTTGGAGAGGCAAAACGTCGAGGAGCTCTATGATTATGTCAGGCATCTGCACCAGAGGGATAGCCAGGAGGTGACCTATGGCGTCCAGCACAAGGGCCTTATTCCTGTTCTCAGACCCTATCAGAGCCAAGCTGTCAACTGGAtgctgaggagagaaaaatacagaaatacagaaatctCATCAAAAG ACCAGTCAATGCACTTCCTCTGGCGGGAGTTGGTTACTTTGTGTGGAAAGAAGTTGTTTTACAACCCTTTTACTGGCTG CTTAATTCGAGAATTTCCACTGGCTGGCATCGAGTGGCCTGGCGGTATCCTGGCTGATGAGATGGGGCTTGGAAAGACAGTGGAAGTTCTGGCTCTTATTCTGTTTCACACCCGCCAGGACCTGGAGCGGGAGGCCCTCACGCTGCCTGTG GGAAAATCTGTGAATTACtttgttcctcctcctccactagAAAGAAAGAATGTAATGTGCTGCAAGTCTGAAGCTCAGCCTAAAATTAAAGTGTCCTACCCAA ctgtgCGTGTCATGCTGCTCACTGCAATAAAAGAGATGAGATCTGGGAAAGGAGCGTCAGTCAACGCCATCTTCACTTATATCCGTGCCACTTATGGGTATGACCTCCTAAAGAACCGCAACCACATCAGGAAGACGCTGGCGAAGCTGGTCGATGAAGGCCTGGTTGACCGAGTAAAAGGTCGTGGCTTGGCTGGGTCGTTCAAGCTGGGGAAGaactacaaagaaacaaagaagacatTAACAGGAGCGTCCAAGTCT aattcaaaaaacacagaaagcacaCCCAGGAAAATATTTCAGAGACGGGCCAAAGAGAAGGCTGAGGCAGCTCTTCAAAACTCTCTTACAGAAGATCAAATAGATCTGAGCTGCCCCAAATCTGACTGTCCCCTaccagaggaaacagaaacaaaaaatgaatcAGATGAAAGTGTGAATGAGAAAGCAGATCTGTGCGTTGCCATGACAGACACCTCCATGAAGTCCATACAGGTGTCCCAGGATCAAGGTGAGTCAGATACAGCAGAGATTCTCATGACGGTTGATCCACCTGAAGACAGGGAAGGTGGTCCTCAGCTTGATGCACAGCAGGAGACGGAAACGCCCACCAGGGCGTCTGTGGTCCCTTTCAACACCCCAGACTACAGATTTGAGTGCATCTGCGGTGAACTGGGCATTATTGACTACAAGGCTCGTGTGCAGTGTATGAACTGCCAGCTGTGGCAGCATGCAGACTGTGTTAACTACAAAGAGGAAAGTCTTGAAACTACACCTTTCTACTGCCCTCACTGCCTAGTGGCCATGAAACCCGTCTCCACTGGCGCCACCCTCATCATCTCCCCCAGCTCCATTTGCCATCAGTGGGTGGAGGAGATCAACCGACACATAAGGTCGTCCTCACTCCGAGTGCTG GTTTATCAGGGTGTGAAGAAACATGGATTCATCCAGCCACACATGCTCGCTGAGCAGGACGTGGTCATCACCACCTACGATGTTCTGCGATCAGAGCTCAACTATGTCGACATTCCCCACAGTAACAGCAAAGACGGACGACGCTTCCGCAACCAGAAGCGCTACATGGCCATTCCCAGCCCTCTGGTGGCTGTGGAGTGGTGGCGCATCTGTTTGGACGAGGCTCAGATGGTTGAATGTCCCACAGCGAAG GCTGCAGAAATGGCTCTACGTCTTGCATCTGTCAACCGCTGGTGTGTGAGTGGCACTCCTGTCCAGAGAGGCTTAGAAG ATCTATATGGTCTCGTACTTTTCTTGGGAGCTGACCCATACTGGGTGAAACACTGGTGGGACCAGCTGCTTTATCGGCCTTATCGGCGTGGAAACACAGAACCTCTGTACAATGTAATCGCTCAAATATTATGGCGATCAGCTAAAAAAGATGTAATTGATCAG ATCCAGATTCCACCTCAGACAGAGGAAGTGCACTGGCTGCACTTCTCCCCCGTCGAGGGTCACTTCTACCACCGTCAGCACGAGGTCTGCTCTCAGGATGCTCTGGTCAAGCTCAGGAAAATTTCCGATTGGAGCCTGAAGCTTGGCAGCCTCGACCGCCGCACCGTCCACACCATCCTGTCCCCGCTGCTGAGGCTGCGCCAGGCCTGCTGCCATCCACAAGCTGTGAGGGGGGAGTTCCTGCCTCTGCAGAAAAG CACCATGACAATGGAGGAGCTCCTGAAGTTCCTGCAGAAGAAATGTCGAGTGGAGTGTGAAGAAGCTCACAGACAATTGGTGTGTGCTCTCAATGGCCTGGCTGGAATCCACATCATCAGAG GAGAGTTTGTAGAGGCAGTAGAGATGTATAGAGAAGTGCTTCGTTCATCGGAGGAGCACAAAGACCGACTGAAAACAGATTCATTACAA AGGCTTCATGCTACCCACAATCTGATGGAGCTGCTGAGTGCAAAGCATCCTGGGATACCTCCTACGTTGAGAGATGACCGATTAAGTGATGAg GCGGAGCAGCTGCGACAGCACTACATGACCAAATACGACTCAGAGGTGGCGGACGCCCGTCAGGCTCTGCAGCCGGTGTTACAGAACATCAAAGAGCTAAAGCGCAAA GTTAATCTGAACTCTCCCTGGTGGCTGGATGTGATCCAGAGGGCCATCCGCTGCTCCACCGATGACGATTTGGTGTCGCGTGTCAAAAATGAGCTGACATCCAGCGACAAACAACAAGCACACAAGCTCTCGATGGCTGACAA GTTCCGTGATGCTTGTGGTCTACAGTTCCTGCTCACCACACAAATGCAAGACCTGATGAAATCACAAAAGACTGTCCAAGGTGCAGTGAAGAGTCTTGAAGGTCCAGCTTCACAGAAAGTAATAGATGAGGTCACCATTTGTCACCTCAGGCCTATGAGACTGCCCCTCAATAA TTGCGTTTTTTGCAAAGCAGATGAACTTTTCACGGATTATGAGTCCAAACTGTTTTCTCACAC GGTGAAGGGTCAGACAGCCATTTTTGAAGAAATGATTGAGGATGAAGAGGGACTGGTGGATGACCGTCTCCCCACCACCAGCCGAGGTCTGTGGGCAGCCAGTGAGACCGAGCGCACTTTGAAAGCCATCTTGTCCTTTGCAAAAGTTAAACGCATGGACTCGGAGCTAGTGGAGGAGGGCAACACTTTCATGGAGCTGTTTGAGAACTGGAAGAAGGAGTACAAG GTGCTCCACGAGTACTGGATGGTGCTGCGGAATCATGTATCAGCCATCGATGAGCTTGGTATGGCTACAGAGAGGCTACGTGTGCGTCTGCCTGACGAGCCGAAGCCCAAACTGCTGCACATCATTGAGCCACATGAG GTGGAGCAGAACAGAGTCAAGCTTTTAAACGACCAGGCAGTCGCCAAGTCTCAGCTCCAAAAGAAGCTTGGTCAGTTCCTGTATCTGACAAATCTAGAGAAG TCCCAGGACAAGTCTACCGGAGGGCTGAACCCAGAGCCGTGCCCCATCTGTGCCCGGCCCCTGGGACAGGAG TGGGCAGTACTGACATGTGGCCACTGCTTCTGTAACGAGTGCATTGCTATTATCGTGGAGCAGTACAGTGTCGGCTCAAGGCGGCGTGCCATCAAGTGTGCCATCTGTAGGCAGACCACGTCCCACACAGAGATTTCCTACGTCTTCACCACACAATCGTCCAGTCAGGACCAGGAAATCCCAGTCAAG ggAAGCCACTCAACCAAAGTGGAGGCAGTGGTGAGAACACTGAAGAAGATTCAAGTGACCGACCCCGGGGCCAAGTGTCTCGTCTTCTCTACG tggCAGAGCGTCCTGGACATCATTGCTAAGGCCTTGTTTGACAACAACATGGAGTTCTCACAAATCAATGGGATTCACAGATTCCAG GAGAACCTGAGCTCTTTCAAATACGAAGAGAAGATCAACATTCTGCTTCTTCCGCTTCACACGGGCTCCAACGGCCTGAACATCATTGAAGCGACTCACGTGCTGCTGGTCGAACCAATCCTCAACCCAGCTCACGAGCTGCAGGCCATTGGCAGGGTGCACCGGATTGGCCAAACCAA GCCAACATTTGTTCACAGATTCCTCATTAAATCCACTATTGAAGAGAGAATGCAGGCGATGCTGAAGACTGCAGAGAAAAG TCACACCAGCACAACCATGAAGCACTCGGAGGCTGCCGTGCTGACTGTAGCGGACCTGGCAGATCTGTTCACTGAAGACACTGAACCTCTAGAGTGA